A window of the Fundulus heteroclitus isolate FHET01 unplaced genomic scaffold, MU-UCD_Fhet_4.1 scaffold_426, whole genome shotgun sequence genome harbors these coding sequences:
- the LOC105922964 gene encoding angiopoietin-related protein 5, translating into MKALLNCFGFILGLLLSCAVQAGKTAFPEDCTDIRNQTPQAPSGVYEIQPAGGNGRFKVYCEMRPDGGWIVFQRRTGGVVSFHRKWAFYKYGFGSLVYDHWLGLEKVHLLTKDKTKKWTLRVDLWDHEGSTAFAEYNNFKIGNEGTAYKLQVGRYSGNAGDAIRGAYPGIDQNGFGFSTIDRDNDGCSPCIFGDIAEAECALSEGGGWWYSRCGSASLNGEWHPSGDHIGWASGLHWLTWKPPAPYSAQATRMMIKPE; encoded by the exons ATGAAGGCTCTGCTCAACTGTTTTGGGTTCATACTGGGCCTGCTGTTGAGCTGCGCCGTCCAGGCTGGG AAAACAGCCTTTCCTGAAG actgcacaGACATTCGGAACCAGACACCTCAAGCCCCCAGTGGAGTTTATGAAATCCAGCCAGCAGGAGGCAACGGCCGCTTCAAG GTGTACTGTGAGATGCGTCCGGATGGTGGCTGGATAGTGTTTCAGAGACGAACTGGAGGAGTGGTGTCCTTTCACAGGAAGTGGGCATTTTACAAATATGGATTTGGATCTCTCGTAT ATGACCACTGGCTCGGTCTAGAGAAGGTCCATCTTCTCACTAAGGACAAAACTAAGAAGTGGACTTTGAGGGTGGACCTGTGGGACCATGAAGGCAGCACCGCATTTGCTGAGTACAACAACTTTAAAATAGGAAATGAGGGAACAGCTTATAAACTTCAGGTTGGGAGATACAGTGGAAATGCAG GTGATGCCATCCGTGGGGCCTACCCAGGCATTGACCAAAATGGCTTTGGTTTCAGCACCATCGACCGCGATAATGATGGCTGCTCTCCATGCATCTTCGGCGACATTGCTGAAGCAGAGTGCGCTCTTTCAGAGGGCGGCGGCTGGTGGTACAGCCGGTGTGGCTCTGCAAGTCTGAATGGTGAATGGCATCCATCAGGGGATCACATCGGCTGGGCTTCGGGTCTCCACTGGCTCACATGGAAACCTCCTGCACCTTATTCAGCACAGGCTACTAGAATGATGATCAAACCTGAATGA
- the LOC118556315 gene encoding angiopoietin-related protein 5-like isoform X1, whose protein sequence is MKSVLGYCALIFTLLLSCSVQAAKKQKTVSSQGTDCTQIKTQSPDALSGVYVIQPAGANNHFKVYCEMTSDGGWTVFQRRSGGSVSFNRKWVAYKNGFGNLTEDYWLGLKKVFALTKKKSKKWILRVDLWDHKGGSAFAEYKNFRLGNEKTAFKLHVGKYSGNAGDAIRGAYRGIDQNGFGFSTIDRDNDGCSPCIFGDIAEAKCAFLKVGGWWYSRCGSAGLNGEWHPYGDHIGWASGLHWLTWKPPAPYSAKATRMMMKSM, encoded by the exons ATGAAGAGTGTGCTCGGCTATTGTGCTCTCATATTCACACTTCTTTTGAGCTGCTCAGTCCAGGCTGCG aaaaagcagaaaactgtTTCTTCTCAAG GTACAGACTGCACACAAATTAAGACTCAGTCTCCAGATGCCCTCAGTGGAGTTTATGTAATCCAGCCTGCAGGAGCCAACAATCACTTCAAG GTGTACTGTGAGATGACATCAGATGGAGGTTGGACAGTGTTTCAGAGGCGCAGTGGAGGCTCTGTGTCCTTCAACAGGAAATGGGTGGCATATAAAAATGGATTTGGAAACCTCACAG AAGATTACTGGCTGGGTCTGAAGAAAGTTTTTGCACTGACaaagaaaaaatcaaagaaGTGGATCTTGAGGGTGGACCTGTGGGACCATAAAGGTGGCAGTGCTTTTGCTGAGTACAAGAACTTCCGGCTGGGAAATGAGAAAACGGCTTTTAAACTCCATGTGGGGAAATACAGCGGAAATGCAG GTGATGCCATCCGTGGGGCCTATCGTGGCATTGACCAAAATGGCTTTGGCTTCAGCACCATCGATCGCGACAATGACGGCTGCTCTCCGTGCATCTTTGGCGACATTGCTGAAGCAAAGTGTGCCTTTTTAAAAGTAGGTGGTTGGTGGTACAGCCGGTGTGGCTCTGCCGGTCTAAATGGTGAATGGCACCCTTATGGAGATCACATCGGCTGGGCTTCCGGTCTCCACTGGCTCACCTGGAAACCTCCCGCCCCTTATTCAGCCAAGGCCACAAGAATGATGATGAAGTCTATGTGA
- the LOC118556315 gene encoding angiopoietin-related protein 5-like isoform X2, which translates to MKSVLGYCALIFTLLLSCSVQAAVNMTQLCLLVYCEMTSDGGWTVFQRRSGGSVSFNRKWVAYKNGFGNLTEDYWLGLKKVFALTKKKSKKWILRVDLWDHKGGSAFAEYKNFRLGNEKTAFKLHVGKYSGNAGDAIRGAYRGIDQNGFGFSTIDRDNDGCSPCIFGDIAEAKCAFLKVGGWWYSRCGSAGLNGEWHPYGDHIGWASGLHWLTWKPPAPYSAKATRMMMKSM; encoded by the exons ATGAAGAGTGTGCTCGGCTATTGTGCTCTCATATTCACACTTCTTTTGAGCTGCTCAGTCCAGGCTGCGGTAAATATGACTCAGCTTTGTCTGTTG GTGTACTGTGAGATGACATCAGATGGAGGTTGGACAGTGTTTCAGAGGCGCAGTGGAGGCTCTGTGTCCTTCAACAGGAAATGGGTGGCATATAAAAATGGATTTGGAAACCTCACAG AAGATTACTGGCTGGGTCTGAAGAAAGTTTTTGCACTGACaaagaaaaaatcaaagaaGTGGATCTTGAGGGTGGACCTGTGGGACCATAAAGGTGGCAGTGCTTTTGCTGAGTACAAGAACTTCCGGCTGGGAAATGAGAAAACGGCTTTTAAACTCCATGTGGGGAAATACAGCGGAAATGCAG GTGATGCCATCCGTGGGGCCTATCGTGGCATTGACCAAAATGGCTTTGGCTTCAGCACCATCGATCGCGACAATGACGGCTGCTCTCCGTGCATCTTTGGCGACATTGCTGAAGCAAAGTGTGCCTTTTTAAAAGTAGGTGGTTGGTGGTACAGCCGGTGTGGCTCTGCCGGTCTAAATGGTGAATGGCACCCTTATGGAGATCACATCGGCTGGGCTTCCGGTCTCCACTGGCTCACCTGGAAACCTCCCGCCCCTTATTCAGCCAAGGCCACAAGAATGATGATGAAGTCTATGTGA